The Cyclobacteriaceae bacterium DNA segment CACCTGCATGCTATTACCTGGCCAGGTGGATGTACAAAGTGTCGTACGATAAATACCTGGATCAACTCAAGAAATTAATTCATGAAATGGATAGCCCGTAATAGTCTTAACGCGAGGCCACAATAATCCACATACGATCACCTTTTACGGCTGTTCGATCAACAAAATTTTCCTGCTTGCTTACTATCTGGAAACCTGCTTTTGCCAAATCTTCAAGTGCAAATTTTATGGCAAGTTCGTGTTTACGCTCCTGCTCCGCGCGTGAAAGATTTCTTCGTTCGTCAGCAATCGGTTCACAGATAACCAAACGACCACCCGGTTTTAAAGAAGCTTTGATGTGTTGCAATATCGCATCATGATCATCCATTTCATGATAGGTATCGAGAATGATGACGGCATCCAGACTGCCAGCGGGAAGTTTAGGATTGTCATAATCGCCCTTAATCAATGACACATTCGTAATCCTCCGGGCTTCTAAATGATTCTTCAGTCGATCCAGTTTGTGCTGCTCTACGTCAACGGCATACACGTTTCCTGAACGGCCCACAGCATTTGCCAACTTCACCGTCATGTATCCTTCATGGCATCCCACATCGGCCACAACACTTCCGACTTTGATGTTCATCAACCGAATAATTTCCTGTGGCTTTTGCCATTTGTCACGTTCAACCCACGCACTTTCCTTGTACACATCGGTGTAGGGATTTTGGGCATGAGCGCAATGTGCCAACAAAATAAAAAATAGCAATGCCCGGCTGTTAACTTGTTGAATACAGTTGTGGCTACCCATATGGCCAAACTACAAAATACTTGTGTCTTACTTCTTGTTACTTATGTCTAATTTTGACCATGAAAAAACTCAAACTCGAAGAGCTGGGCCGTATTTCGGTTGATCAATTTAAAGAAGTTGAAAAATTACCGGTTTGCCTGGTGCTTGACAATGTACGCAGCCTCCACAACGTAGGGTCTGCTTTTCGTACGGCCGATGCGTTTCGGGTTGAGAAAATTTACCTGACCGGAATTACCGGAACACCACCACATCGCGAAATTCATAAAACAGCGTTGGGAGCAACGGAATCGGTTGATTGGGAATATGTGGAACATCCAGAAGAAGTGATTCAGCAGTTAAAAACCAACGGGTATAGAATTGTGGTGATTGAACAAACCGATGCCAGCATACCGTTACACGAATTCAAACGTTTGAAAGACGAAAAAATCTGCCTCGTATTTGGCAATGAAATCAATGGAGTAACTGATGCGGTTATTCAGCATGCGGATGTTGCGCTGGAGATTCCTCAATCGGGAACCAAACATTCGTTAAATGTTTCCGTGTGCATTGGAGTTGTTTTGTGGGAAATCTGCCGTCCCTCCAGTAAGCCACCTGAATAATCCTATAATTGCTATTTTGCGGTAAAGCTTTACCGTGTTTAATCGCCTCATCCGCCAATACAATACCTTTCCTTACCAGTCGCAAATCATTCTGCTGATTTGCAGTTTTGGTATTGTGCGCGTTCTGTTGGCGTTGATCATGGATTTCAGCAGGCAGGTTCCGCGTGCCGACATGCTAACCGACCTCCTATTGTTGGTCGTAATCATCACGTTTGTTTACACCAGTTGGAAAAAAGAATTTGAAAGAATTCACATTCGGTTTGGACTTGTCATAACCGTATTGCTGGCCTTTAACTTTCTTCAGTTTGGGGGCATTGCGGGTTACGGACGCTTCAACTACTTCGCCTCTATCTACTTCATTGTGATGGTGTATTCACAGCGCCCACTATCCATCACCATAACCTTCAACTTGTTACTATTACTGGCTCTGTTGTGTATCAGCAACACATCACCGGCATGGTTATCGCATATTGACTTTGGCGTTTCGTTTCAAACCCTCGACTTCTGGTTTACGCTAATGCTGATCTCCGTTTTTACCATCTACCTGAAAGACCTTACCGTAACACAAGGCAATAAGCTTTCACAGCTGAACCTGCAAATGGCAGAGCAGGTTCGGGAGTCACGAAAACTGGGTAGGAAGTTGGAGCAGTCGAATCAGGAGTTAAAGCGGGCACAAGCCAATCTGGAAGATGAGGTGAGCAGAAGAACAGAAATGCTTCGAAAAAAGAATAAATCGGTAGAAACGTTTATTGAACTAAACACTACTGAATTAATACAGGCTGTTGATGAATTACTTGCTTCCATGCATAACGTAAAATCCTCATCAGCATATACTGATAAACTAAAACTATCAAGCGAAGAACTAAACGGAGTAGTAGAGTCTATCCGTACCTCGTTAAAGCAAAACACCTTGTTAGACCGAACAGTAATCAGGAACCATGAAAGGAACGCTTGAAAAAACTATTTTTCGGTTCACGCTGATTCTGGCTATCGTCTATCAGCTTTACCAGGTAATAAACGGGCTGTTCTCAGGGGCCACCACAACAATATTGAATGCATCCATCACCGTACTTTTTGGAATCATTTTTTTACTGACTTTCAAAGTCAGCAACATTAAATACCTCGCCTTTTTTCTTCACTTGGCCGTTATTCCCATTCTGATTCACTTTTGGAAAAATTTTGGCGGACTGGCCGGAACGGTTCCCCTGATTCTGTTTGTCTACGCCAGTTGGATCATCTTAACCTTGAGAGGCTGGCTCCAGATTATCATGTTGGGCATTTACCTGGTTGTATTTCTGGTCCTTACAGAGCTTCCGTCATTAACCGGCATTCCGGTTACCAATCCTGAAAAGCTTTCCATTTTTCAGTTATCCATTGACTACTTTGTAGTGGCGCTTATTCTGATGGCCTTTCTGATGTACCTGAAAAATAAGTTTCTCGCCTACCGAAAACGAATCGAACACCGGCATGAGCAGTTGCAAAAGCTAACCGAAACCCTGCTGAAACAAACGGATAAGTTGCAGTACAGTCAGGAAGAAATTCGTTCCATCAATGAAAACCTGGAACAAATTATTGAGCAGCGGATAAAGAAAATTGAAGAGCGCAATGTACAATTGGAAGAATACGCCTTCATTAATGCGCACCTCGTTCGCGGTCCCCTTTGTCGCATCATTGGTCTTGCCGTTTTAATGCAACAGGAACAGGCTGATCCGCAATTGGCCACCGTCCATGAGAAAGCCAGGCAGGTAGATGTCCTCATCAGGCGGATAAATGAAATTACGCGTTAGTCGCTTTCCTTTTCAACTGTTACCTTAGCGGCAAATTTCCGGTTCTTCATGAGCGATCGCTACAACCAACGCGGGGTATCCGCCAGCAAGGAAGATGTACACCAGGCCATCAGCAAACTCGATAAGGGTTTGTTCCCAAAAGCTTTTTGCAAGATTGTAGAAGATCACCTCGGTGGCGATCCGGAGTATTGCACCGTGATGCATGCCGATGGGGCTGGTACAAAGTCATCATTGGCTTATGTGTATTGGAAAGAAACAAGCGACCTCTCGGTATGGAAAGGCATTGCGCAGGATGCCATCATTATGAATGTGGATGATTTGTTATGCGTAGGTGCCACCGATAACATTTTACTTTCCTCCACCATCGGTCGTAATAAAAATCTGATCCCCGGTGAGGTAATCTCCACCATCATCAACGGTACCGAAGAAGTACTGGAGATGCTTCGCAATCATGGCCTGAATATCCGGAGTACCGGGGGAGAAACCGCTGATGTAGGCGACTTGGTAAGAACCATTATTGTTGACAGCACCGTAACCGCCCGGATGAAACGCAGCGATGTAATTGATAACAGTCGTATTAAAGCCGGAGATGTAATTGTCGGATTGGCTTCCTACGGACAAGCTACATACGAAAACGAATACAACAGCGGTATGGGCAGCAATGGACTCACTTCAGCACGCCACGATGTGTTTGCCAACGCATATGCCACAAAATATCCAGAGTCGTACGATAAAGATGTTCCCGCTGATTTGGTGTACACCGGCAAACACAAAGTTACAGACGAACTACCTGGCACTCCTTTAACTGTTGGCAAACTGGTGTTGTCGCCTACACGCACGTATGCTCCTATTATGATCGAGGTTTTCAAAAATCTTCGTCATCAGATTCATGGCCTGGTGCATTGTAGCGGTGGTGCGCAAACCAAAGTGCTGCACTTCATCGATAACCTTCATGTGATAAAAGATAATCTGTTCGAAGTTCCACCCTTGTTTAAACTCATCCATGGTGTAAGCGGCACTGACCTTAAAGAAATGTACAAAGTCTTTAACATGGGGCACCGCATGGAGGTATATCTGGATGAGAAATTTGCCCAACAGGTAATTGACATTTCAAAAAGCTTTGGTGTGGATGCAAAAGTTATTGGACGGATTGAAGCTGCCGACACCAAAAAGGTTACACTGAAAACAGCACAGGGAATATTTGTCTATTAACCAACAGGCGTTCATATCCGCACGTCTGTTCACGTTTACGAACAGCAACAACTCAGAAAACGTACAAATCAAGGCTGAATTGGGGTTGGTATGCCTTTGGTTAAAGATGCTCAAACCATAACCCATGTTCCGCTATTCCCTTTTACTCTTCCTTCGCAACCTTAAGCGTCAAAAATTATTTTCTGCCATCAACTTGTTAGGATTAACCTCCAGCATTGCCTGTGCGTTGTTGATGTATCTCTATGTGCATCACGAGCTGAGCTACGATCGCTTTCATGATCAGGCTGAAAGAATATACCGCGTAAATCAGACATTCATTTGGGGTGAGAATGATCAACACCAGTTTGCCTCCACCGGACCGGGCGTTGCTCATGCCATTAAAGAAGAATTACCCGAAGTTGAATTGATCACCTCAATTTATACACCTGGCGATTTTCTGATTTCTTATACATTACCCGATAATACTGTTACTGCAATCGAACAGGAAAATATTCTGGCTACCGACTCCAACTTCTTTCGCATGTTCAGCTTCGCGGTTCTTTATGGCGAACATAAAGCTCCGCTCGAAAAAGCCAACACACTTGTGATGACAAAAAGTACCGCATTAAAATACTTTGGGTTTGAAAATGCAGTCGGGAAACTGGTTCGCGTAGGAGCAGGAGAAAGCCAGCAAACGTATGAGGTAACGGCCGTACTGGATGACCTGCCGAAAAATTCATACATCCAATTTGATGTACTTCTTTCAATGGAAAGTTTTCCGCAGGTACGTAACATGAGTTGGAGCTGGATCTGGACCCAACTCGAAACCTATGTTCGGTTGTCAGAACAAGCCAATCTTGCGCAGGTGCGTGAAAGGCTTACCGGTATTCCACGCCAGCACGCTGAACAAACGTTACAGCGCATCATGAACATGACGTTTGATGATTATTTGAAATCCGGTAAAACGTGGGAACTGTTTCTTCAACCGCTTACCGCCATTCACTTGCCCGATGAAACAGTCTACAACCGGATTAACAATGAAAGCGGCAACATTAAGATAATTTA contains these protein-coding regions:
- a CDS encoding RNA methyltransferase — encoded protein: MKKLKLEELGRISVDQFKEVEKLPVCLVLDNVRSLHNVGSAFRTADAFRVEKIYLTGITGTPPHREIHKTALGATESVDWEYVEHPEEVIQQLKTNGYRIVVIEQTDASIPLHEFKRLKDEKICLVFGNEINGVTDAVIQHADVALEIPQSGTKHSLNVSVCIGVVLWEICRPSSKPPE
- a CDS encoding AIR synthase-related protein, translating into MSDRYNQRGVSASKEDVHQAISKLDKGLFPKAFCKIVEDHLGGDPEYCTVMHADGAGTKSSLAYVYWKETSDLSVWKGIAQDAIIMNVDDLLCVGATDNILLSSTIGRNKNLIPGEVISTIINGTEEVLEMLRNHGLNIRSTGGETADVGDLVRTIIVDSTVTARMKRSDVIDNSRIKAGDVIVGLASYGQATYENEYNSGMGSNGLTSARHDVFANAYATKYPESYDKDVPADLVYTGKHKVTDELPGTPLTVGKLVLSPTRTYAPIMIEVFKNLRHQIHGLVHCSGGAQTKVLHFIDNLHVIKDNLFEVPPLFKLIHGVSGTDLKEMYKVFNMGHRMEVYLDEKFAQQVIDISKSFGVDAKVIGRIEAADTKKVTLKTAQGIFVY
- a CDS encoding class I SAM-dependent methyltransferase; protein product: MLFFILLAHCAHAQNPYTDVYKESAWVERDKWQKPQEIIRLMNIKVGSVVADVGCHEGYMTVKLANAVGRSGNVYAVDVEQHKLDRLKNHLEARRITNVSLIKGDYDNPKLPAGSLDAVIILDTYHEMDDHDAILQHIKASLKPGGRLVICEPIADERRNLSRAEQERKHELAIKFALEDLAKAGFQIVSKQENFVDRTAVKGDRMWIIVASR